The Microcebus murinus isolate Inina chromosome 4, M.murinus_Inina_mat1.0, whole genome shotgun sequence genome has a segment encoding these proteins:
- the OR2AG2 gene encoding olfactory receptor 2AG2: protein MELWNSTLGRGFILVGILNDSGSPELLCATLAVLYMLALTSNGLLLLVITMDAQLHVPMYLLLGQLSLMDLLFTSVVTPKALIDFLRRENIITFGGCALQMFLALTLGGAEDLLLAFMAYDRYVAICHPLNYMVLMRPSVCWFMVATSWILAFLSALGHTVYTMHFPFCMSWEIRHLLCEIPSLLKLACADTSRYEHMVYVTGVTFLLLPLSAIVSSYALILVTVLHMPSNEGRKKALITCSSHLTVVGMFYGAATFMYVLPSSFHSPKQDNIISVFYTIVTPALNPLIYSLRNKEVMGALRRVLRKHISPTRSSP from the coding sequence ATGGAGCTCTGGAACTCTACCTTGGGAAGGGGCTTCATCTTGGTGGGGATTCTGAATGACAGTGGGTCTCCTGAGCTGCTCTGTGCTACACTTGCAGTCCTGTACATGTTGGCCCTGACCAGCAATGGCCTGCTGCTCCTGGTCATCACAATGGATGCCCAGCTTCACGTGCCCATGTACCTCCTGCTTGGGCAGCTGTCTCTCATGGACCTCCTGTTCACATCTGTTGTCACTCCCAAGGCTCTCATCGATTTTCTGCGCAGAGAAAACATCATCACCTTTGGAGGCTGTGCCCTTCAGATGTTCCTGGCACTGACACTGGGTGGTGCAGAGGACCTCCTACTGGCCTTCATGGCCTATGACAGGTATGTGGCCATTTGTCACCCTCTGAACTACATGGTCCTCATGAGGCCAAGTGTCTGCTGGTTCATGGTGGCCACATCCTGGATCCTGGCATTCCTGAGTGCTCTAGGACATACCGTGTACACCATGCACTTCCCTTTCTGCATGTCCTGGGAAATCAGGCACCTGCTGTGCGAGATCCCATCCTTGCTCAAGTTGGCCTGTGCTGATACCTCCAGATATGAGCACATGGTGTATGTGACAGGTGTGACTTTCCTCTTGCTCCCCCTTTCTGCCATTGTTTCCTCCTATGCACTAATACTAGTCACTGTGCTTCACATGCCCTCAAATGAGGGGAGGAAGAAAGCCCTTATCACCTGCTCTTCCCACCTAACTGTGGTTGGGATGTTCTATGGAGCGGCCACATTCATGTATGTCCTGCCCAGTTCCTTCCACAGCCCCAAACAAGACAACATCATCTCTGTTTTCTACACAATTGTCACTCCAGCCTTGAATCCCCtcatctacagcctgaggaaTAAGGAGGTCATGGGGGCCTTGAGAAGGGTCCTGAGAAAGCACATATCACCAACACGATCCAGCCCCTAG